The DNA sequence ACCACTCAAATGAGCCCTACTATATGTTTGCGTCTGAAAAATGAAAGACTCAGATCATCAAAAGcatatgtgtgtggtgtgtttgcatAATGTGAGTGTTTAATTGGCGTCTGTCTGAATTCAGAATTTGTCCAAGATGTTGCGCTATGTACAACTGAAACTTGTTAACCATCTACTGTTGCTATGCTGAATGAAACACACTGTTTAAAAGAAGGCATGTGTAAAATAATGGTGCCTAACTGCTCATTTAGCCTCTAAACTTCAAATGAATCAAGGGAATTTTGTACAAGCAATAATTTTAACCCGATCGATGAAGTGCCAAGACAAAATGTGTTTCCTACTtgagagcaggggtgtcaaactcattccatggagggcctagtgtctgtaggtttttgttttttcctttcaattaagacctagacaactacTGTAGGTGAGGGGAGTAATTAGTGGCCCTAATTCAGCAATCAAGTACAAGGAAGGAgcaaaaacccacagacactcgggCCTCCGTGTAATGAGTTTGAAGCGCGCTTTAGAGTAAGGGCTGTCAAACCTGTCAGGAACTCAATTAGAGAATCAACCATACCTGAGTATATGTCTGAAatccaaatcaacccctagccccaaAACCTACCACTTAGTCACTTATGGGCATTTGAAACGATCAGATAGGTTATAGCAATATGGTAATTGCTTCACCTTGCCTTCTGATAGGCTGGATGCAATTGTGGCCATATTGCTTATACCTATTCAATCATTTCTGATTCACAGAAGTGTTTAGGCCAGGGTGTAGGATTTAGGGGTCAATTTGGAATTAGGAATCAAATGTAGTTCAGGGGCTTACAGCTGTCCTTAATTAGCCAATGACATTAGAAGGGTCTGGGGATTTGTTTAAAAGGAGCAACCAAAAGCCTGCCAGATACAGCAAAAGGGATATTATGCTAGGGCTTATACTGACCATTAGTTCTGATTACTGGGGAGGTTTTGAAGCGCAAAGTGGCCATGATGATTGGAATCGCTTTCAGGTAGGTTTTTAAAAGTATTGATCTAGTTTGTTTCCCTTGTCCTTCAGGTGTTACAGGTAGCTATGTTTATAAcagactttctttttttaaaaGAGTTTCTTGGCTTTGTTGCCTGCTAATTGGAGGGATAACCTGTTCTACATCAAGTGAGTTTCTACACATTAATTTCAAATAACAGTTGCGGTTCCAGTAACTTCAAAGGCTGGCATTATACTTTACTTTTTCTAACCTAGGTGATGGGTATCCTGCACTAGGTTCTGATGCAGCATGGCTCTATGCAGGCTCACTTGGGTCTAAAGGATATGGTAATTACAACTCTCCAACAGCTGAAATGCAAGCGCAGCTGACCGAAGAGCAACAGAAGCATCCGGCTGCCATCCTGCAAAAACAACTGGCCCCCATGCCCCAGGCACCTCAGAAAATGTGGTATCCAGCTCAAATGCCCCAGAAGCAACCAGCTACTGAACTTCAGCATCAGAAGGAACAGGCCTCCATACCCCAGCTACCTcagcaagtgtggcatccagTTCAAATACCCCAGCAGCAAAAGCAACCAGCTACTGGTCCTCAGCAGCAGAAGGAACTGACCACCATGCCCCAGAAGCAACTGGCTCCAATGCCTATACCTCAGAACCAACCAACAGCTATGCCCCAGCAAGCATGGTATCCAGCCCCAATGCCTCCACCGCAGAAGCAACCGGCCACCATGCCCcagcaagtgtggcatccagctcaaatgcCCCAGCAGCAAAAGCAACCAGCTACTGAACCTCAGCAGCAGAAGGAACCGGCCGCCATAACTCAGCAAGTGTTgcatccagctcaaatgctgCTGAAGCAACTGACTGCCATGCCCCAGCAAGTGTGGTATCCAGCTCAAAAGCCCCAGAATCAACCAGTCCCTATGCGTCAACCGCAGAAGGAACTGACCGCCAATCCACCACAACTGTGGCAATCTGCTCAAATGCCCCAGCAGCATAAGCAACCGGCTGCCACGCTTCAGCAAGTGTGGCAAGCGGCCCCCATGCCCCAGCAGCCTCATGACGTGTGGTATCCAGCTAAAATGGTCCAGAAGCAACAAGCCTCTGCAACTCGGCGGCAGAAGGAACTGACCGCCATGCCTCAGCAAGAgtggcatccagctcaaatgcCCCAGAAGCAACCAACCGCTGAACCTCAGCAGCAGAAGCAACTGACCGCCTTGGCCCAGGAAGTGTGGACTCCAGCTCAATGTCCCCAGCAGCAGAAGCAACCGGCTGCTGAAACTCGGCAAAAAATTGAACCGACCGCCATGCCCCAGCCACCTCAGCAAGTGATGCATCCAGCTCAATTAACCCAGGAGCGGAAGCAACCAGCCCCAATGCCTTTACCGCAGAAGGAACTGACCGCCGTACCTCAGCAAGTGTGGTATTCAGCTCAAATGCCCCAGAAGCAACCGACTGCTGAACCTCAGCAGCAGAAGCAACCGACTGCTGAACCTCAGCAGCAGAAGCAAGTGTTgcatccagctcaaatgctgCAGAAGCAACTGACTGCCATGCCCCAGCAAGCATGGTATCCAGCTCAAAAGCCCCAGCTGCAGAAGCAACCGGCCGCTGAACCTCAGCAGCAAATTGAACTGACCGCCATGCCCCAGCCACCTCAGCTagtgtggcatccagctcaaatgcCTCAGCAGCAAAAGCAACCAGCTACTGAACCTAAGCAGCAAATTGAACCGACCGCCGTGCCCCAGCCACCTcagcaagtgtggcatccagctcaaTTTCCCCAGGAGCGGAAGCAACCAGCCCCAATGCCTTTACCGCAGAAGGAACTGACCGCCATACCTCAGCTAGTGTGGTATTCAGCTCAAATGCCGCAGAAGCAACCGACTGCTGAACCTCAGCAGCAGAAGCAACCGACTGCTGAACCTCAGCAGCAGAAGCAACCGACTGCTGAACCTCAGCAGCAGAAGCAACCGACTGCTGAACCTCAGCAGCAGAATGACTTGGCCACCATAATGCCGCAAGTGTTGCATCCAGTGCATATGCCCCAGCAGGCACCGGCCACCATACCCCAGCAAGTTAGGTATCCAGCTCAAATGCCCCAGAAGCATCTGGCCTCCATGCCGCAGAAGCAACCGACCGCCGTGCCCCAGCAAGGgtggcatccagctcaaatgctgCAGACACAACTGAACGCCGTGCCCCAGCTAACATGGTATCGAGCTCAAATTCTCCAGCAGCAGAAACAACTGACCGCCATGCCGCAGACACATcagcaagtgtggcatccagctcaaTTTCCCCAGCAGCAGAAGCAATCGGCCTCCACGCCTCTTCCGCAGGAGCAACCGACCGCCGTACCCAAGCAAGTGTGGTACCCAGCTCAAATGTCCCAGCAGCAACTGGCCTCCGTGCCTCTACCGCAGAAGCAACTGACCCCCATGCCTCAGCAATTATGGCATGTAGCTCAAATGCCCCAGAAGCAACTGGCCTCCATGCCTCTACCGCAGAAGCAACTGACCCCCATGCCTCAGCAATTATGGCATGTAGCTCAAATGCCCCAGAAGCAACTGGCCCCAATGTCTCAGCAGAAGCACCACGAAAGCACTGAAGATGGTGTCTCTGGTAGCTCTCAGGCCAGCATTGTTGAACAGTTGGGTGTCATCCCAATCTATTCCTACAGTTCCAAATCGCACTACGAGAAGGGCAGAACTGTCTTCTCCCAAACCCGCTACACTCCTAGGGAGGCTATGCCTGTTGACAGTGGAAATGCTACTAAGGACAGTTATGTTGGCATTGGTGCACCAAGCATACATCCACCACTAGTGAAGGATTCTGCAAGGTAATGGATAACTTTAACCTTCTCTGAACTTTACTCTCTGACTTTGAAGTTCTTTGTACTAACCATGTGTTTATCAACAGGGAAATGTAATGGAGTCATCCTCTAGAAGCTCTAATGGTGAGAATTGTTTTTGACATTGGTTACTTAACATTCTGTATGTTGACACTGTTTGCATTTCTTTCTGCTTTTGTTTCGACCAGGAAGTTGCTGGTGCTCTAGCGTGATGGAATCAATAAACAATtttattttcaaaaatgttttgtcTCTGTGAAATAATGATTCTTGTGTCCATTGCTTCTAATTGAGAACAGGTGGTGTGCAGTCTGTAGTAAAAATGACTGCTGTTAAGTTAATTCTTTGCTTTTCTAATCTTTTCACCTTTGCTACTGGTTGTTCAAAATAA is a window from the Salmo trutta chromosome 38, fSalTru1.1, whole genome shotgun sequence genome containing:
- the LOC115178142 gene encoding transcription factor SPT20 homolog, yielding MMIGIAFRVSWLCCLLIGGITCSTSSDGYPALGSDAAWLYAGSLGSKGYGNYNSPTAEMQAQLTEEQQKHPAAILQKQLAPMPQAPQKMWYPAQMPQKQPATELQHQKEQAAIPQLPQQVWYPVQIPQQQKQPATGPQQQKELTTMPQKQLAPMPIPQNQPIAMPQQAWYPAPMPPPQKQPATMPQQVWHTAQMPQQQKQPATEPQQQKEPAAITQQVLHPAQMLLKQPTAMPQQVWYPAQKPQNQPVPMRQPQKELTANPPQLWQSAQMPQQHKQPATTLQQVWQAAPMPQQPHDVWYPAKMVQKQQASATRRQKELTAMPQQEWHPAQMPQKQPTAEPQQQKQLTALAQEVWTPAQCPQQQKQPAAETRQKIEPTAMPQPPQQVMHPAQLTQERKQPAPMPLPQKELTAVPQQVWYSAQMPQKQPTAEPQQQKQPTAEPQQQKQVLHPAQMLQKQLTAMPQQAWYPAQKPQLQKQPAAEPQQQIELTAMPQPPQLVWHPAQMPQQQKQPATEPKQQIEPTAVPQPPQQVWHPAQFPQERKQPAPMPLPQKELTAIPQLVWYSAQMPQKQPTAEPQQQKQPTAEPQQQKQPTAEPQQQKQPTAEPQQQNDLATIMPQVLHPVHMPQQAPATIPQQVRYPAQMPQKHLASMPQKQPTAVPQQGWHPAQMLQTQLNAVPQLTWYRAQILQQQKQLTAMPQTHQQVWHPAQFPQQQKQSASTPLPQEQPTAVPKQVWYPAQMSQQQLASVPLPQKQLTPMPQQLWHVAQMPQKQLASMPLPQKQLTPMPQQLWHVAQMPQKQLAPMSQQKHHESTEDGVSGSSQASIVEQLGVIPIYSYSSKSHYEKGRTVFSQTRYTPREAMPVDSGNATKDSYVGIGAPSIHPPLVKDSAREM